Proteins encoded within one genomic window of Prosthecobacter algae:
- a CDS encoding magnesium transporter CorA family protein, giving the protein MVRLITQQGQLFDWQDEKVRPFPDNLVYLDLLNPSRAEELEAESWLEHGLPTREEMQEIEESSRLYSEHGALYMTAWIPVGLDTPDPDTTAITFVLAPDCLTTVRYADPMAFRLIVEQVRRQCSCPMSSDAVFLTLCELIVARIADALQTVESDLKKIGREVFSLDPNKANAAVEKDLGDVVRTLGRRSALVANLRESLVSVNRMLQFFLNNAATWMRSDLAAQFRSVMRDVKSLDDYTNQQQQEMTFLLESTLGLINIQQNQIIKIFTIASVLFMPPTLIASLYGMNFEHMPELKLPWAYPAVICLLVISALLPIWFFRRKKLL; this is encoded by the coding sequence ATGGTCCGACTCATCACCCAGCAAGGTCAGCTCTTCGATTGGCAGGACGAGAAGGTACGTCCCTTCCCGGACAACCTCGTGTACCTGGATCTCCTGAATCCCTCCCGCGCCGAGGAACTGGAGGCTGAAAGCTGGCTGGAGCATGGCCTGCCCACCCGCGAGGAGATGCAGGAGATCGAGGAATCCAGCCGGTTGTACTCCGAGCATGGTGCCCTCTACATGACGGCCTGGATCCCCGTGGGGCTGGACACCCCGGATCCCGATACCACGGCCATCACCTTCGTGCTGGCACCGGACTGCCTCACCACCGTCCGCTACGCGGATCCCATGGCCTTCCGCCTCATCGTGGAGCAGGTGCGCAGGCAGTGTTCCTGCCCGATGAGCAGCGATGCCGTTTTCCTGACCCTGTGCGAGCTCATCGTGGCCCGCATTGCCGATGCCCTGCAGACCGTGGAGTCGGATTTGAAAAAGATCGGACGGGAGGTCTTCAGCCTGGACCCTAACAAGGCCAATGCCGCCGTGGAAAAAGACCTGGGCGATGTCGTCCGCACCCTGGGCCGCCGCAGCGCCCTGGTGGCCAACCTGCGCGAAAGCCTCGTCAGCGTGAACCGCATGCTGCAGTTCTTTTTAAACAATGCCGCGACCTGGATGCGCAGTGACCTGGCTGCCCAGTTCCGCAGCGTGATGCGCGACGTGAAGTCCCTGGATGACTACACCAACCAGCAGCAGCAGGAAATGACCTTCCTGCTGGAGTCCACCCTGGGCCTCATCAACATCCAGCAGAACCAGATCATCAAGATCTTCACCATCGCCAGCGTGCTGTTCATGCCGCCGACGCTCATCGCCAGCCTGTATGGCATGAACTTCGAGCACATGCCGGAGCTAAAGCTGCCCTGGGCCTATCCTGCCGTCATCTGCCTGTTGGTCATTTCCGCCCTGCTGCCCATCTGGTTCTTCCGGCGCAAAAAGCTTCTCTGA
- a CDS encoding DUF1080 domain-containing protein — protein sequence MKPFLLGLLSLALINPGFAQDKDAEGFVPLFNGKDLSGWDGDPKLWKVEEGLITGICTGPDSPVNNTFLIWRGGQVKDFELKATVRVIGDNNSGIQYRSRPLPEAGAWGITGYQLDVHPALEHTGMTYEEKGRGIFGLNGKNVLLDPEGARWLIAEHEPVKVDVAQWNDYTIIARGNHLIHQVNGKTTSELIDHDAKGRALEGLLAIQLHRGNANTVQIKDLRLKVLEQAPVLPFDPTTLPAGAKKIERPGTKNPQGTGPAAPAKK from the coding sequence ATGAAACCCTTCCTCCTTGGCCTCCTTTCCCTCGCCCTCATCAATCCTGGCTTCGCTCAGGACAAAGACGCGGAGGGTTTTGTCCCGCTCTTCAATGGCAAGGACCTCAGCGGCTGGGACGGTGACCCAAAGCTCTGGAAGGTGGAGGAAGGTCTCATCACGGGCATCTGCACGGGCCCGGACAGCCCGGTGAACAATACCTTCCTTATCTGGCGCGGAGGGCAGGTGAAGGACTTTGAATTGAAGGCCACGGTGCGCGTGATTGGCGACAACAACTCCGGCATCCAGTATCGCAGTCGCCCGCTGCCAGAGGCTGGTGCCTGGGGCATCACGGGTTATCAACTCGACGTCCACCCGGCCCTCGAACACACCGGCATGACCTATGAAGAAAAGGGTCGTGGCATCTTCGGCCTCAATGGCAAAAACGTGCTGCTCGATCCTGAAGGCGCGCGCTGGCTCATAGCCGAGCATGAACCCGTGAAAGTGGATGTCGCTCAGTGGAACGACTACACCATCATTGCCCGTGGCAATCACCTCATCCATCAGGTCAATGGCAAGACCACTTCGGAACTGATTGACCACGATGCCAAAGGCCGTGCCTTGGAGGGCCTGCTGGCCATCCAGCTTCATCGTGGCAATGCCAACACCGTCCAGATCAAAGACCTGCGGCTGAAGGTGCTTGAACAGGCCCCTGTCCTCCCCTTCGATCCCACCACCCTGCCCGCAGGCGCAAAAAAGATCGAGCGCCCCGGCACCAAAAATCCCCAGGGCACCGGCCCGGCAGCGCCTGCTAAGAAGTAA
- a CDS encoding alpha/beta hydrolase has translation MKWIFLPLLTLSLSAAEPLTLPLWPEGPPGEMKAPSAATAEFIQKRAGKSTVTNVTSPTITVYRPEKPNGTSVIVAPGGAFAFLSAVHEGTQVCEWLNTLGVTGILLTYRTPTRDETAPHEKPVQDAQKALEIIRQHAAEWKLNPKRVGLLGFSAGGNLLAHLACDRDANVAAQRPDFGIMIYGGGFLDPADPFKLNPAFAVPADAPPMFLACASDDGNNPVAATLLYLEYKKQKRSAELHLFSAGGHGFGMRDNKQPINAWPARCAEWMDSMGWLR, from the coding sequence ATGAAATGGATTTTCCTTCCCCTATTGACGCTCAGCCTCTCTGCGGCCGAGCCGCTGACCCTGCCTCTGTGGCCTGAAGGACCGCCGGGAGAGATGAAGGCCCCTTCCGCCGCCACGGCGGAGTTCATTCAGAAACGGGCGGGCAAGAGCACGGTGACGAATGTCACCTCGCCCACGATCACGGTTTACCGACCAGAGAAGCCGAATGGAACGAGTGTCATTGTGGCTCCTGGCGGGGCGTTTGCCTTCCTTTCCGCCGTGCATGAGGGCACGCAGGTCTGCGAATGGCTGAACACCCTGGGTGTCACGGGTATCCTGCTCACCTATCGCACACCGACACGGGATGAAACCGCTCCGCATGAGAAGCCGGTGCAGGACGCGCAAAAGGCCCTGGAGATCATTCGCCAGCATGCCGCCGAGTGGAAGCTGAACCCGAAGCGCGTGGGGCTGCTCGGTTTCAGTGCGGGAGGCAATCTGTTGGCGCATCTGGCCTGTGACCGGGATGCCAATGTGGCTGCCCAACGCCCGGATTTTGGCATCATGATTTATGGCGGCGGTTTCCTGGATCCTGCCGATCCCTTCAAGCTGAATCCTGCGTTCGCCGTCCCGGCCGATGCGCCGCCGATGTTCCTCGCCTGCGCCAGCGATGATGGCAACAATCCCGTCGCCGCCACCCTGCTGTACCTGGAGTACAAAAAGCAGAAACGCTCGGCCGAACTGCACCTCTTTTCCGCTGGCGGACACGGCTTCGGCATGAGGGATAACAAACAGCCTATCAACGCCTGGCCAGCCCGTTGTGCCGAATGGATGGACAGCATGGGCTGGCTGCGATGA
- a CDS encoding RidA family protein, translated as MNHPLVSYPQNPDTPTSHLPFSPSVVVGDLIFVSGQASVDETGKIVGDSFEGEFRRSVENLRKVLEAAGSDLAHVVQTRNYVRDAEDVATFNQLYREYFSAPFPARTTITNCLPPSLRYEIEAVAVKISEPE; from the coding sequence ATGAACCATCCCCTGGTCTCCTACCCCCAGAATCCTGATACCCCGACTTCGCACCTGCCCTTCAGCCCCAGCGTGGTCGTGGGCGACCTGATCTTCGTTTCAGGCCAGGCTTCCGTGGATGAAACCGGCAAAATCGTGGGAGACAGCTTCGAAGGTGAATTCCGCCGCTCCGTGGAAAACCTGCGCAAGGTCCTGGAGGCTGCCGGCAGCGATCTGGCCCATGTGGTGCAGACCCGCAACTACGTGCGCGATGCGGAGGATGTGGCCACGTTTAACCAACTGTATCGCGAATACTTCAGCGCCCCCTTCCCTGCCCGCACCACGATCACGAATTGCCTGCCGCCTTCACTGCGCTATGAGATCGAGGCCGTGGCGGTGAAGATATCTGAACCAGAATAA
- a CDS encoding DUF1592 domain-containing protein produces MAKVRSLWRILFTPQTLALPMLHRMTPSVRLFIFTSLAASLHAAPEWKSVQPMLAETCYDCHNGKKTKGGVDLERLEKEPSVEKEYALWEKVKDVVAKGEMPPEDETQLSAEEKKQLLAWATGAMDAVATANAGDPGAVTLRRLTNAEYDYTIRDLTGVNYGLAKEFQPDGGGGEGFANTGDTLFVNPAQLDKYLAAARKLADHATILPGTGVTFHPQRVGMRGNAQVKGQAQQALYVWYQKMSGPHLPTYDRELREADYMLACWKWKHKDLTGAASLEQLAQDAKLSVPFLNNWWTMLNDTKIQSRFLDLTKLPWRNLPPPDAAKPKEVPAPVLASLQAIQDQRRSWNNPQNPDKPGTGVQRRQQDADGLRTYGGSRVQVKGQKEFHVVLGDTGDGNGGDYVTFTGLSIRRQGKNHEYAAYMRQERNSFRKQVQDIEAGKATVKELTVEQLKQRIATAEKALSHFGKDPLGKNGIGENVLAAKAPLVITLPLPEGTTEVFGSGRLDMRSPEVDLSTVQWDLVVGTPPNTKEIIPGVLTVWKRNTDAHRQTMADFGRMKTVFPDMIERRLEEVARNLYSDKPGPGVYYFSDEQLKSIIPEVEKKRLEQMRLDWSFLARDTLKKEQQVQYDELMRQHLHRFASQAWRRPTTQAERTQISKLYQDGLTKDLDRESAAREVVTLILVSPNFLYKTEVGTVAGTESDAGTPARKNELPKTPTVTKASPNKAPEGSVGTPARTVELQSTSVPQSTSAPAAPAPTEVTLNAWELASRLSYFLWSSQPDWQLRKAATDGSLLKPEVLAAQVKRMLKDPKAEAMAKEFAGQWLEFKGFDKHAAVDDKKFPQFTPELRRDLDRETTLFFTNLIREDRPVQEIIGADYTFLNERLAKHYGVPDVTGEEFKKVNVKAQHRGGLLGQGSLLTKTSRSHRTSPVLRGNWLLQAVLGTPVPPPPADVPELKEHGEKPATVREMLEQHRASKSCSGCHDRIDPLGFALEGFDAIGRYREKDESGLPLDTSGQVKGGAKFVGFEGLREYLKTQDDQLTHHFSRKLIGFALGRQVLPTDKLLMQKIKTDLAANEGHFSAAVLAVVQSRQFTHKRL; encoded by the coding sequence ATGGCAAAAGTACGCTCTCTGTGGCGTATCCTTTTTACCCCCCAAACTCTGGCCCTGCCCATGCTTCACCGGATGACCCCTTCCGTTCGCCTTTTCATCTTCACGTCTCTCGCGGCGTCGCTTCACGCGGCTCCGGAGTGGAAATCTGTGCAGCCGATGCTGGCAGAGACTTGCTACGACTGCCACAATGGCAAAAAAACCAAAGGAGGAGTGGACCTGGAGCGCCTGGAAAAGGAGCCTTCCGTGGAGAAGGAATACGCGCTTTGGGAAAAGGTGAAGGACGTCGTGGCTAAAGGAGAAATGCCGCCGGAAGATGAGACTCAACTTTCCGCCGAGGAGAAGAAACAGCTCCTGGCCTGGGCTACCGGGGCCATGGATGCCGTGGCCACTGCGAATGCAGGAGATCCCGGGGCCGTGACGCTCCGCCGCCTGACGAATGCCGAGTATGACTACACGATCCGGGATCTCACGGGTGTGAACTACGGCCTCGCCAAAGAATTCCAGCCCGATGGCGGCGGGGGCGAAGGTTTCGCGAACACGGGTGACACGCTTTTTGTTAATCCGGCCCAGCTCGACAAGTATCTAGCAGCAGCGCGCAAGCTCGCGGATCACGCCACCATCCTGCCGGGCACGGGGGTCACCTTTCACCCGCAGCGGGTGGGCATGCGGGGCAATGCCCAGGTCAAGGGGCAGGCCCAGCAGGCGCTCTACGTCTGGTATCAAAAGATGTCTGGCCCGCATCTGCCCACTTATGATCGTGAACTGCGCGAGGCCGACTACATGCTGGCCTGCTGGAAATGGAAACACAAGGACCTCACCGGAGCCGCCTCGCTGGAGCAACTGGCCCAAGACGCGAAGCTCTCTGTCCCTTTCCTAAACAACTGGTGGACGATGCTGAACGACACCAAAATCCAGTCCCGTTTCCTCGACCTCACGAAGCTACCGTGGCGCAATCTACCCCCGCCAGATGCGGCCAAACCGAAGGAAGTACCCGCCCCCGTGCTCGCCTCTTTGCAGGCCATTCAGGATCAGCGTCGCTCCTGGAACAACCCCCAAAATCCCGATAAACCCGGCACCGGGGTGCAGCGCCGCCAGCAGGATGCGGACGGCCTTCGCACCTACGGGGGCAGCCGTGTGCAGGTCAAAGGGCAGAAGGAATTTCACGTCGTGCTGGGTGATACGGGCGATGGCAATGGAGGCGACTATGTGACCTTCACGGGCCTCAGCATTCGACGTCAGGGCAAGAACCACGAATACGCGGCCTACATGCGCCAGGAGCGGAATTCTTTCCGCAAACAGGTGCAGGACATTGAAGCGGGCAAAGCCACCGTCAAGGAGCTGACGGTGGAGCAACTGAAACAGCGAATCGCCACGGCTGAAAAAGCTCTGTCCCATTTTGGCAAAGACCCTCTGGGTAAAAACGGCATCGGCGAAAATGTCCTCGCGGCCAAGGCTCCGCTGGTCATCACCCTGCCGCTCCCAGAGGGCACCACCGAAGTTTTTGGCTCGGGCCGTCTGGACATGCGCAGCCCGGAGGTGGACCTCTCCACCGTGCAGTGGGATCTCGTTGTCGGCACACCGCCTAACACCAAGGAAATCATTCCCGGCGTGTTGACCGTGTGGAAACGCAACACCGACGCCCATCGCCAAACCATGGCCGACTTTGGCCGCATGAAAACCGTGTTTCCAGACATGATCGAGCGGCGCCTGGAGGAGGTGGCCCGCAACCTCTACAGCGACAAACCAGGCCCCGGCGTCTATTACTTCAGCGATGAGCAGCTCAAGTCCATCATCCCCGAAGTGGAGAAAAAACGCCTGGAACAGATGCGCCTCGACTGGAGCTTCCTAGCCCGTGATACCCTGAAAAAAGAACAGCAGGTCCAGTATGACGAGCTCATGCGCCAGCACCTGCATCGTTTCGCCAGCCAGGCCTGGAGACGCCCTACAACCCAGGCAGAGCGCACCCAGATTTCGAAGCTCTACCAGGACGGCCTAACCAAAGATCTGGATCGCGAATCCGCCGCGCGCGAAGTCGTTACCCTCATCTTGGTTTCGCCTAACTTCCTATATAAAACCGAAGTCGGCACCGTGGCCGGGACGGAAAGTGATGCGGGCACTCCTGCTCGCAAAAACGAGCTGCCCAAAACGCCTACTGTCACCAAAGCATCTCCGAATAAGGCTCCCGAAGGGAGCGTGGGCACTCCTGCCCGCACCGTCGAACTACAGTCCACCAGCGTTCCTCAAAGCACATCCGCTCCTGCCGCTCCTGCACCGACCGAAGTCACTCTCAATGCCTGGGAGCTCGCCTCCCGCCTCAGCTACTTCCTCTGGTCGTCTCAGCCCGACTGGCAACTGCGCAAAGCCGCCACGGATGGCAGCTTGCTGAAGCCTGAAGTGCTTGCCGCTCAGGTAAAGCGCATGCTCAAGGACCCGAAAGCTGAAGCCATGGCCAAGGAATTTGCCGGGCAGTGGCTGGAGTTCAAAGGCTTCGACAAACACGCGGCCGTGGATGACAAAAAGTTCCCTCAGTTCACCCCCGAACTGCGTCGCGACCTCGACCGCGAAACCACCCTGTTTTTCACCAATCTCATCCGTGAAGACCGGCCTGTGCAGGAGATCATCGGGGCCGATTATACCTTCCTCAATGAACGCCTCGCCAAACACTACGGCGTGCCGGATGTCACAGGCGAAGAGTTTAAGAAGGTCAACGTCAAGGCCCAGCACCGCGGCGGTTTGTTAGGCCAGGGCAGCCTGCTTACCAAGACCTCCCGCAGCCACCGCACCAGCCCGGTGCTGCGTGGAAACTGGCTGCTGCAGGCCGTGTTGGGCACCCCCGTGCCCCCCCCGCCGGCGGATGTGCCCGAACTGAAGGAGCATGGCGAAAAACCTGCCACCGTGCGTGAGATGCTGGAACAGCACCGCGCCTCGAAATCCTGCTCCGGCTGCCATGACCGCATTGATCCTCTCGGCTTCGCTTTGGAAGGTTTCGATGCCATCGGGCGTTATCGTGAGAAGGACGAAAGTGGCCTGCCGCTGGACACCTCCGGCCAGGTCAAGGGCGGAGCCAAGTTCGTCGGCTTTGAAGGTCTGCGCGAGTATCTGAAAACCCAGGACGACCAGCTCACCCACCACTTCTCGCGCAAGCTCATCGGCTTTGCCCTCGGTCGCCAAGTGCTGCCCACGGACAAGCTGCTGATGCAGAAGATCAAAACCGACCTCGCTGCCAACGAAGGCCACTTTTCCGCCGCTGTCTTAGCCGTGGTGCAGAGCCGCCAGTTCACGCACAAGCGGCTCTGA
- a CDS encoding D-TA family PLP-dependent enzyme — MTLSPAWYHIENEDEIASPALLLYRERIEYNLQLMVEIAGGPERLRPHVKTHKLQPLIQRQVKLGITKFKASTIAEAEMCAAGGGQDVLLAMPCVGPNGHRLALLAQKFPETKFSAIADDEATIRTLASAAQRHSVMLGVYLELDCGMGRTGILPGEAAAFLVHVIKDTPKLLFRGLHAYDGHIHDADLETRRTRCEAAYAPVLEFRKRLEGEGVPVAELVAGGSPTFGIHAPLQDRTLSPGTTVLWDFGYGDKHPDLPFLPAAVLLARVISKPGTDRLTLDLGHKSVAPENPHPRVRFEELPEAEVVMQSEEHLVLQTSRAHEFQIGQALHGIPRHVCPTVSMHGEAVIIEGSTATQRWPITARNRRITI; from the coding sequence ATGACCCTCTCTCCCGCCTGGTACCACATCGAAAACGAGGACGAAATCGCGTCTCCCGCCCTGCTTCTTTATCGCGAGCGCATCGAGTATAACCTCCAGCTCATGGTCGAGATCGCCGGCGGGCCGGAGCGCCTGCGGCCGCATGTGAAGACTCACAAGTTGCAGCCGCTGATCCAGCGCCAGGTGAAGCTGGGCATCACCAAGTTCAAGGCCTCCACCATCGCCGAAGCGGAAATGTGCGCCGCCGGGGGCGGGCAGGACGTGCTGCTGGCCATGCCATGCGTGGGGCCGAACGGGCATCGCCTGGCCCTGCTGGCCCAGAAGTTTCCCGAGACCAAGTTTTCCGCCATCGCTGATGACGAGGCCACCATCCGCACCCTGGCTTCCGCCGCGCAGCGGCATTCGGTGATGCTGGGGGTTTACCTGGAACTGGACTGCGGCATGGGCCGCACCGGTATCCTGCCTGGGGAGGCGGCCGCTTTCCTTGTCCATGTCATCAAGGACACTCCCAAGCTGCTGTTCCGGGGCCTGCATGCCTATGATGGTCACATTCACGATGCGGACCTGGAGACCCGCCGCACCCGCTGCGAGGCCGCCTATGCCCCGGTGCTGGAGTTTCGCAAAAGGCTGGAAGGGGAGGGCGTGCCTGTGGCCGAGCTGGTGGCAGGCGGATCCCCCACCTTCGGCATCCATGCGCCGTTGCAGGATCGCACTCTCTCCCCGGGCACCACGGTGCTGTGGGACTTTGGCTACGGGGACAAACACCCGGACCTTCCCTTTCTGCCCGCTGCGGTCCTGCTGGCCCGGGTGATCAGCAAGCCGGGTACGGACCGCCTGACGCTGGACCTGGGACACAAGTCTGTCGCGCCGGAGAATCCGCATCCGCGGGTTCGCTTCGAGGAACTGCCGGAGGCCGAGGTGGTGATGCAGAGCGAGGAGCACCTAGTGCTGCAAACATCCCGCGCGCACGAATTCCAGATCGGCCAGGCCCTGCATGGCATCCCCCGCCATGTCTGCCCCACGGTCTCCATGCATGGCGAGGCGGTGATCATTGAAGGCAGCACGGCCACCCAGCGCTGGCCGATCACCGCCCGGAACCGACGTATCACCATCTGA